The following are encoded together in the Desulfotomaculum sp. genome:
- a CDS encoding XRE family transcriptional regulator: MSFSYNPLWKKLIDKGMTKEQLRKALGLSPSTIAKMGRGEKISLQIIEKLCQYFNCQPGDLFEYIPDK; this comes from the coding sequence GTGTCGTTTTCATATAATCCCTTATGGAAGAAGCTAATTGATAAAGGAATGACAAAGGAACAGTTAAGAAAAGCCTTAGGTTTATCCCCGTCAACTATTGCAAAAATGGGACGTGGGGAAAAAATATCACTTCAAATTATAGAAAAGCTATGCCAGTATTTTAATTGCCAACCTGGGGATCTGTTCGAGTATATCCCCGATAAATAG